One genomic segment of Chelmon rostratus isolate fCheRos1 chromosome 22, fCheRos1.pri, whole genome shotgun sequence includes these proteins:
- the LOC121625582 gene encoding NACHT, LRR and PYD domains-containing protein 12-like isoform X1, whose amino-acid sequence MACVPELLLSTLEELVDKDLRTFQWFLYSKVLEGVPHIPKSRVDGVDRLATVDLLANTYGYEGAVMVAVDILMRMKLKLRAETLKKEYDEGLSTQVGKEIDHHAIREKLKSTLTEKYQNIYEGNADEGDTIYLNKIYTELHVIEGAWGGFSEEHEVRQQRSSHVTTDETSIKASDIFQPKPNQEKRIRTVLTQGIPGVGKTVCAQKFTLSWAEGEENQDITFLFPLPFRELNPNIGEKDYSLMQLLHQFFPEMKPLETLGTGCKVLFIFDGLDETLLPLNFKHNKVLRDETEPAPLDVLITNLITGDLLGNGLIWITSRPAAASRIPRKHIHQWTEVRGFANEQKEEYFKRRLHDDSLAIRVINHVKSSRSLFIMCQIPVFCWITVTVMKKMLRNNVTGSMPNTLTEMYAYLLLCQTDRMIEGHYPMESSNVVLKLAELAFRQLEKGKLIFYEADLNECGMDVKEATVYSGVCTEVFVMEGIRRREVFSFVHLTIQEFLAAVYVHHSYMQRKENVLLGHLKRMYTRWLPKCVSSFHKTAIEKALESKDGHWDLFLRFLLGLSLKSNQELLGRILHLEAEGEEDVAKTIQFIKEKIKEEPETKINLFHCLSELKEESLVQEVQSFVSSGRLATKKLSPVQWSALTFELMTTEATGEEFDLKKYIRSEEGVEKLLTVITSSTRALLDNCKLTENCCEVLASALSSTSSHLTELDLSDNNLKDSGVKLLSVGFGSPHCKLKSLRLHKCKLAGDCCEALAVALSTESTQLKELDLSANDLQEAGLKALCVGLRSPHCKLETVRLNQCKLKESCCTDLATALSSGTSHLKTLDLSNNSLKDNGVSLLTAGLKSPHCRLERLRLSWCGLTQKCCSHIGSALSSDFARLRELDLSGNKLQGPDTHLLCDGLRSPHCKLEIFRLNECQLQACCADLASVLSSNTSHLKELDLSENDLQDSEVKLLSAGLASTDCKLEMLRLSFCGITQEGCAHLALALTSNPSYLRQLDLSFNYLQDSGVKLISRHWNDPLCKLEKLSVEYNAACFLKSTLKDYACALTLDTNTAAKSLFLHDSGQQVTWVRERQQHPDHPDRFESVSQVLCLQGLTQRHYWEVEWRGRWVDIAVALRGIRRRASSHICGFGYTDQSWSLYCSEDHYSAQHDHQSVEIPAPASGSHRVAVYLDWPGGTLSFYSVSSGTLSHLHTFYSTFTEPVYPGFGMEEDDCSVTICTVEDLQQFTSRSASAEQIEEF is encoded by the exons ATGGCTTGTGTCCCAGAGCTGCTCTTATCCACTTTGGAGGAGCTGGTTGATAAAGACCTGAGGACTTTCCAGTGGTTCCTGTACAGTAAAGTCCTCGAGGGAGTCCCTCATATTCCAAAGTCGCGGGTCGATGGGGTGGACAGGCTGGCCACCGTGGATCTTTTGGCGAACACTTATGGCTATGAGGGTGCTGTCATGGTCGCTGTGGATATACTGATGAGGATGAAACTCAAACTTCGGGCTGAAACACTAAAGAAGGAGTACGATGAAG GTTTAAGCACTCAGGTAGGCAAAG AAATTGACCACCATGCAatcagagaaaaactgaaatccaCCCTGACGGAAAAGTACCAAAACATTTATGAGGGGAACGCAGATGAGGGAGATACCATCTACCTGAACAAGATCTACACAGAGCTGCACGTGATCGAAGGAGCCTGGGGAGGCTTCAGCGAGGAGCATGAGGTCAGACAGCAGAGGTCCAGCCATGTAACGACAGATGAAACCTCCATTAAAGCTAGCGACATTTTCCAACCCAAGCCTAACCAAGAGAAGCGAATCCGAACTGTGCTTACGCAGGGTATACCTGGAGTGGGTAAAACTGTCTGTGCACAGAAGTTTACCCTGAGCTGGGCggaaggagaggaaaatcaGGACATCACCTTCCTCTTCCCGCTTCCTTTCCGTGAACTGAATCCCAACATCGGCGAGAAGGACTACAGTCTGATGCAGCTGCTCCATCAGTTCTTCCCTGAGATGAAACCCCTTGAGACGCTGGGAACAGGATGCAAAGTCCTCTTCATCTTTGACGGCCTGGACGAGACCCTTCTCCCCTTGAACTTCAAACACAACAAGGTCTTGAGAGATGAGACGGAGCCAGCCCCTCTCGATGTTCTGATCACAAACCTCATCACAGGAGATCTGCTCGGCAACGGTCTCATCTGGATCACgtccagacctgcagcagccagccGGATCCCTCGAAAGCACATCCACCAGTGGACAGAGGTGAGGGGTTTTGCTAATGAACAGAAGGAGGAATACTTTAAGAGGCGTTTGCATGATGATAGCCTCGCCATTAGGGTCATCAACCATGTGAAGTCATCAAGAAGCCTGTTTATCATGTGTCAGATACCAGTTTTTTGCTGGATCACGGTCACTGTAATGAAGAAAATGTTACGCAACAATGTGACAGGAAGCATGCCCAACACCCTGACTGAGATGTACGCATATCTCCTTCTCTGCCAGACAGACCGGATGATAGAAGGGCACTACCCTATGGAAAGCAGCAATGTTGTTTTGAAGCTAGCAGAGCTGGCGTTCCGTCAACTGGAGAAAGGCAAATTGATCTTCTATGAGGCGGACTTAAACGAGTGCGGCATGGATGTCAAAGAGGCAACCGTCTACTCAGGAGTTTGCACAGAGGTCTTTGTGATGGAGGGCATAAGGAGGAGGGAAGTTTTTAGCTTTGTACATTTAACCATCcaggagtttctggctgctgTGTATGTCCATCACTCCTacatgcaaagaaaagaaaatgttcttctCGGACACCTGAAAAGGATGTATACAAGATGGCTGCCTAAGTGTGTGTCCAGTTTTCACAAGACTGCCATCGAAAAAGCCTTGGAGAGTAAAGACGGCCACTGGGACCTCTTCCTTCGCTTTCTACTGGGACTGTCGCTGAAGTCGAACCAGGAGCTCCTGGGTAGAATACTGCATttggaagcagagggagaggaagatgtGGCAAAAACCATCCAGTTTATCAAAGAGAAGATCAAAGAGGAACCAGAAACCAAGATCAATCTGTTCCACTGCCTGAGCGAGCTAAAGGAGGAGTCTTTGGTGCAAGAGGTTCAGAGCTTTGTGAGTTCTGGGAGGCTTGCAACCAAGAAGCTGTCTCCGGTCCAGTGGTCAGCTCTCACATTTGAACTGATGACAACAGAGGCAACAGGGGAGGAGTTTGACTTGAAGAAGTACATAAGATCAGAAGAAGGGGTAGAGAAGCTGCTGACTGTCATCACTTCCTCTACACGTGCCCT GCTTGATAACTGCAAGCTGACTGAGAACTGCTGTGAAGTCTTAGCCTCTGCGCTGAGCTCGACCTCTTCTCACCTGacagagctggacctgagcGACAACAACCTGAAGGATTCAGGGGTGAAGTTGCTTTCCGTTGGATTTGGGAGTCCACATTGTAAACTAAAGAGTTTAAG ATTACATAAGTGCAAACTGGCAGGCGATTGCTGTGAAGCACTGGCTGTTGCTCTCAGCACAGAGTCTACCCAGCTCAAGGAACTGGACCTGAGTGCTAATGACTTGCAGGAAGCAGGACTAAAGGCTCTGTGTGTGGGACTGCGCAGCCCCCACTGTAAACTGGAAACAGTGAG GTTGAATCAGTGCAAGCTCAAAGAGAGCTGCTGTACCGATTTGGCAACAGCTTTGAGTTCAGGCACATCTCACCTGAAAACTCTTGACCTGAGCAACAACAGCCTGAAGGATAATGGTGTATCCCTGCTTACTGCTGGACTGAAGAGTCCACACTGTAGACTGGAAAGACTAAG GCTCAGCTGGTGTGGCCTtacacagaaatgctgcagtcaCATTGGTTCAGCTCTCAGCTCTGACTTCGCACGCCTCAGAGAGCTGGAcctcagtggaaacaagctgcagGGTCCAGATACACACCTGCTGTGTGATGGCCTGAGAAGTCCACACTGTAAACTAGAGATATTCAG GTTAAATGAGTGCCAACTCCAGGCATGCTGTGCTGATCTGGCCTCAGTCCTCAGCTCTAACACCTCTCACCTGAAGGAGCTTGATCTGAGCGAGAACGACCTGCAGGACTCAGAAGTGaaactgctctctgctggactgGCAAGTACGGACTGCAAACTAGAGATGTTAAG GCTGTCGTTCTGCGGAATCACTCAGGAAGGCTGTGCTCATTTGGCGTTGGCGCTGACCTCCAACCCTTCTTACCTGAGGCAGCTGGACCTCAGCTTCAACTACCTGCAGGACTCTGGAGTGAAGCTGATCTCTCGTCACTGGAACGACCCACTCTGTAAACTGGAAAAATTAAG CGTGGAATATAATGCAGCGTGCTTCTTGAAATCAACACTGAAAGACT ATGCATGTGCGCTGACgttggacacaaacacagctgccaaGTCTCTCTTCCTGCACGACAGTGGACAGCAGGTGACGTGGGTCAGGGAGCGACAGCAGCACCCAGATCACCCCGACAGGTTTGAGAGTGTCTCCCAGGTGCTGTGTCTACAAGGCCTCACCCAGCGGCACTACTGGGAGGTGGAGTGGCGTGGACGCTGGGTGGATATCGCCGTGGCTTTGAGGGGGATCCGTCGGAGGGCGAGCTCTCACATCTGTGGGTTTGGCTACACAGATCAGTCCTGGAGTCTGTACTGCTCCGAGGATCACTACAGCGCTCAGCACGACCACCAGTCTGTGGAAATACCAGCACCTGCATCTGGCTCCCACAGGGTCGCAGTCTACCTGGACTGGCCAGGTGGCACCCTGTCCTTCTACAGCGTTTCCTCTGGGACCCTCAGTCACCTTCACACTTTCTATAGCACCTTCACTGAGCCTGTGTACCCTGGGTTtgggatggaggaggatgacTGCTCTGTAACTATTTGCACAGTGGAGGATTTGCAACAATTCACGTCTCGGTCAGCCAGTGCAGAACAAATTGAGGAATTTTGA
- the LOC121625582 gene encoding NACHT, LRR and PYD domains-containing protein 12-like isoform X2, which produces MACVPELLLSTLEELVDKDLRTFQWFLYSKVLEGVPHIPKSRVDGVDRLATVDLLANTYGYEGAVMVAVDILMRMKLKLRAETLKKEYDEGLSTQVGKEIDHHAIREKLKSTLTEKYQNIYEGNADEGDTIYLNKIYTELHVIEGAWGGFSEEHEVRQQRSSHVTTDETSIKASDIFQPKPNQEKRIRTVLTQGIPGVGKTVCAQKFTLSWAEGEENQDITFLFPLPFRELNPNIGEKDYSLMQLLHQFFPEMKPLETLGTGCKVLFIFDGLDETLLPLNFKHNKVLRDETEPAPLDVLITNLITGDLLGNGLIWITSRPAAASRIPRKHIHQWTETDRMIEGHYPMESSNVVLKLAELAFRQLEKGKLIFYEADLNECGMDVKEATVYSGVCTEVFVMEGIRRREVFSFVHLTIQEFLAAVYVHHSYMQRKENVLLGHLKRMYTRWLPKCVSSFHKTAIEKALESKDGHWDLFLRFLLGLSLKSNQELLGRILHLEAEGEEDVAKTIQFIKEKIKEEPETKINLFHCLSELKEESLVQEVQSFVSSGRLATKKLSPVQWSALTFELMTTEATGEEFDLKKYIRSEEGVEKLLTVITSSTRALLDNCKLTENCCEVLASALSSTSSHLTELDLSDNNLKDSGVKLLSVGFGSPHCKLKSLRLHKCKLAGDCCEALAVALSTESTQLKELDLSANDLQEAGLKALCVGLRSPHCKLETVRLNQCKLKESCCTDLATALSSGTSHLKTLDLSNNSLKDNGVSLLTAGLKSPHCRLERLRLSWCGLTQKCCSHIGSALSSDFARLRELDLSGNKLQGPDTHLLCDGLRSPHCKLEIFRLNECQLQACCADLASVLSSNTSHLKELDLSENDLQDSEVKLLSAGLASTDCKLEMLRLSFCGITQEGCAHLALALTSNPSYLRQLDLSFNYLQDSGVKLISRHWNDPLCKLEKLSVEYNAACFLKSTLKDYACALTLDTNTAAKSLFLHDSGQQVTWVRERQQHPDHPDRFESVSQVLCLQGLTQRHYWEVEWRGRWVDIAVALRGIRRRASSHICGFGYTDQSWSLYCSEDHYSAQHDHQSVEIPAPASGSHRVAVYLDWPGGTLSFYSVSSGTLSHLHTFYSTFTEPVYPGFGMEEDDCSVTICTVEDLQQFTSRSASAEQIEEF; this is translated from the exons ATGGCTTGTGTCCCAGAGCTGCTCTTATCCACTTTGGAGGAGCTGGTTGATAAAGACCTGAGGACTTTCCAGTGGTTCCTGTACAGTAAAGTCCTCGAGGGAGTCCCTCATATTCCAAAGTCGCGGGTCGATGGGGTGGACAGGCTGGCCACCGTGGATCTTTTGGCGAACACTTATGGCTATGAGGGTGCTGTCATGGTCGCTGTGGATATACTGATGAGGATGAAACTCAAACTTCGGGCTGAAACACTAAAGAAGGAGTACGATGAAG GTTTAAGCACTCAGGTAGGCAAAG AAATTGACCACCATGCAatcagagaaaaactgaaatccaCCCTGACGGAAAAGTACCAAAACATTTATGAGGGGAACGCAGATGAGGGAGATACCATCTACCTGAACAAGATCTACACAGAGCTGCACGTGATCGAAGGAGCCTGGGGAGGCTTCAGCGAGGAGCATGAGGTCAGACAGCAGAGGTCCAGCCATGTAACGACAGATGAAACCTCCATTAAAGCTAGCGACATTTTCCAACCCAAGCCTAACCAAGAGAAGCGAATCCGAACTGTGCTTACGCAGGGTATACCTGGAGTGGGTAAAACTGTCTGTGCACAGAAGTTTACCCTGAGCTGGGCggaaggagaggaaaatcaGGACATCACCTTCCTCTTCCCGCTTCCTTTCCGTGAACTGAATCCCAACATCGGCGAGAAGGACTACAGTCTGATGCAGCTGCTCCATCAGTTCTTCCCTGAGATGAAACCCCTTGAGACGCTGGGAACAGGATGCAAAGTCCTCTTCATCTTTGACGGCCTGGACGAGACCCTTCTCCCCTTGAACTTCAAACACAACAAGGTCTTGAGAGATGAGACGGAGCCAGCCCCTCTCGATGTTCTGATCACAAACCTCATCACAGGAGATCTGCTCGGCAACGGTCTCATCTGGATCACgtccagacctgcagcagccagccGGATCCCTCGAAAGCACATCCACCAGTGGACAGAG ACAGACCGGATGATAGAAGGGCACTACCCTATGGAAAGCAGCAATGTTGTTTTGAAGCTAGCAGAGCTGGCGTTCCGTCAACTGGAGAAAGGCAAATTGATCTTCTATGAGGCGGACTTAAACGAGTGCGGCATGGATGTCAAAGAGGCAACCGTCTACTCAGGAGTTTGCACAGAGGTCTTTGTGATGGAGGGCATAAGGAGGAGGGAAGTTTTTAGCTTTGTACATTTAACCATCcaggagtttctggctgctgTGTATGTCCATCACTCCTacatgcaaagaaaagaaaatgttcttctCGGACACCTGAAAAGGATGTATACAAGATGGCTGCCTAAGTGTGTGTCCAGTTTTCACAAGACTGCCATCGAAAAAGCCTTGGAGAGTAAAGACGGCCACTGGGACCTCTTCCTTCGCTTTCTACTGGGACTGTCGCTGAAGTCGAACCAGGAGCTCCTGGGTAGAATACTGCATttggaagcagagggagaggaagatgtGGCAAAAACCATCCAGTTTATCAAAGAGAAGATCAAAGAGGAACCAGAAACCAAGATCAATCTGTTCCACTGCCTGAGCGAGCTAAAGGAGGAGTCTTTGGTGCAAGAGGTTCAGAGCTTTGTGAGTTCTGGGAGGCTTGCAACCAAGAAGCTGTCTCCGGTCCAGTGGTCAGCTCTCACATTTGAACTGATGACAACAGAGGCAACAGGGGAGGAGTTTGACTTGAAGAAGTACATAAGATCAGAAGAAGGGGTAGAGAAGCTGCTGACTGTCATCACTTCCTCTACACGTGCCCT GCTTGATAACTGCAAGCTGACTGAGAACTGCTGTGAAGTCTTAGCCTCTGCGCTGAGCTCGACCTCTTCTCACCTGacagagctggacctgagcGACAACAACCTGAAGGATTCAGGGGTGAAGTTGCTTTCCGTTGGATTTGGGAGTCCACATTGTAAACTAAAGAGTTTAAG ATTACATAAGTGCAAACTGGCAGGCGATTGCTGTGAAGCACTGGCTGTTGCTCTCAGCACAGAGTCTACCCAGCTCAAGGAACTGGACCTGAGTGCTAATGACTTGCAGGAAGCAGGACTAAAGGCTCTGTGTGTGGGACTGCGCAGCCCCCACTGTAAACTGGAAACAGTGAG GTTGAATCAGTGCAAGCTCAAAGAGAGCTGCTGTACCGATTTGGCAACAGCTTTGAGTTCAGGCACATCTCACCTGAAAACTCTTGACCTGAGCAACAACAGCCTGAAGGATAATGGTGTATCCCTGCTTACTGCTGGACTGAAGAGTCCACACTGTAGACTGGAAAGACTAAG GCTCAGCTGGTGTGGCCTtacacagaaatgctgcagtcaCATTGGTTCAGCTCTCAGCTCTGACTTCGCACGCCTCAGAGAGCTGGAcctcagtggaaacaagctgcagGGTCCAGATACACACCTGCTGTGTGATGGCCTGAGAAGTCCACACTGTAAACTAGAGATATTCAG GTTAAATGAGTGCCAACTCCAGGCATGCTGTGCTGATCTGGCCTCAGTCCTCAGCTCTAACACCTCTCACCTGAAGGAGCTTGATCTGAGCGAGAACGACCTGCAGGACTCAGAAGTGaaactgctctctgctggactgGCAAGTACGGACTGCAAACTAGAGATGTTAAG GCTGTCGTTCTGCGGAATCACTCAGGAAGGCTGTGCTCATTTGGCGTTGGCGCTGACCTCCAACCCTTCTTACCTGAGGCAGCTGGACCTCAGCTTCAACTACCTGCAGGACTCTGGAGTGAAGCTGATCTCTCGTCACTGGAACGACCCACTCTGTAAACTGGAAAAATTAAG CGTGGAATATAATGCAGCGTGCTTCTTGAAATCAACACTGAAAGACT ATGCATGTGCGCTGACgttggacacaaacacagctgccaaGTCTCTCTTCCTGCACGACAGTGGACAGCAGGTGACGTGGGTCAGGGAGCGACAGCAGCACCCAGATCACCCCGACAGGTTTGAGAGTGTCTCCCAGGTGCTGTGTCTACAAGGCCTCACCCAGCGGCACTACTGGGAGGTGGAGTGGCGTGGACGCTGGGTGGATATCGCCGTGGCTTTGAGGGGGATCCGTCGGAGGGCGAGCTCTCACATCTGTGGGTTTGGCTACACAGATCAGTCCTGGAGTCTGTACTGCTCCGAGGATCACTACAGCGCTCAGCACGACCACCAGTCTGTGGAAATACCAGCACCTGCATCTGGCTCCCACAGGGTCGCAGTCTACCTGGACTGGCCAGGTGGCACCCTGTCCTTCTACAGCGTTTCCTCTGGGACCCTCAGTCACCTTCACACTTTCTATAGCACCTTCACTGAGCCTGTGTACCCTGGGTTtgggatggaggaggatgacTGCTCTGTAACTATTTGCACAGTGGAGGATTTGCAACAATTCACGTCTCGGTCAGCCAGTGCAGAACAAATTGAGGAATTTTGA